The genome window GGGCCTCCACTGACCATCAAACAGAGTGGCGGAAAGATTCGTCAAGACAATCGGAACGATAGCCAATCCGACGTAATTGGACGTGTTGAAAATCGAGAGGGCCGTTCCCCGCTGGGAGTATGGAAACCAATTGCTGATCGCCTTTGCCGCAGGCGGGAAATGATGGGCCTCACCTAACCCCAAACCGATTCGAACGGCAATGAATTGCCCAAAGTTTTTCACGAAACCCGTGACCACAGTGACGAGAGTAAAAGTTATGATAGCGACATTCATGACCTTTTTCGGTCCGAACTTATCTGCCAGAAAGCCGGACGTAATCTGACCGATGGCGTAGGCAAAAAAGAACGCAGATGCGATTTGCCCAACCTCTACCGGAGTCAAATTCATATCCTTTTGAATAAAGGGTAAAAACGTTAACACCGCCACGCGATCGAAGTAATTGATAATGTAGAGCAGCCAAAGAATGAAAAGGACGACGTACCGATATCCCCATGCTTTTTTGACAGCAGCAGACATAATGCCCCCCCTTTTACTGGTTTTGAATAGTAAGTTGAAGCTAGCAGTTGGACTGAGGAATCGGTTTTTCGTTCACGTTAAGCAACAATTGTTCATAAGCTTCTACACTAAGCCCCATGCTTAACGCGCCATCTATGGAGATCGCTTGACCAGTAATATAAGCAGCTTCATCCGTACAGAGATAATGGACAAGCGAAGCTACTTCTTCTGGAGTGCCGTAACGGCCTAGGGGGATGATTAGCTTCGTTGCCTGCCTTTGAGCGTCGGTTTCCCAATTTACCATAGGGGTAGCTATTTTTCCTGGACAAATGCAGTTCACTCTAATATTTTTGGAGGCCAGCTCCAGCGCAGCTGTCACCGTCAATCCGACTACGGAAAACTTTGAGGAAACATACGGACTTGAATTAACATCTCCTCGTAAGCCCAGCATGGAGGCAGTATTGATGATCGCTCCGCCGCGAACCATATGGCCTGCTGCATGCTTCATTCCGTGAAGGATACCCATGGAATTGATCTCAAAGGCTCTTTTATAGTTGGAAACGGGATTTTCCGTAACTCTTCCTTTCATACCGCTAACCCCAGCATTATTGAATACGAGGTCAATCTGTCCGAAAGTGTCAGCGGCCTTATCCATCAGAAATTTAACTTCTTCTTCTTTGGAGACATCGGTTTGAATGTACAAGCCTCCAATCTCTTCGGCTAACTGTGTTTGATCCGTAATGTCACCAATGACGACCTTGGCTCCCGCTTTGGCAAAGCGTTTGACCGTAGCAAG of Brevibacillus choshinensis contains these proteins:
- a CDS encoding SDR family NAD(P)-dependent oxidoreductase, which encodes MMFLLSGKIAVITGGGSGIGLATVKRFAKAGAKVVIGDITDQTQLAEEIGGLYIQTDVSKEEEVKFLMDKAADTFGQIDLVFNNAGVSGMKGRVTENPVSNYKRAFEINSMGILHGMKHAAGHMVRGGAIINTASMLGLRGDVNSSPYVSSKFSVVGLTVTAALELASKNIRVNCICPGKIATPMVNWETDAQRQATKLIIPLGRYGTPEEVASLVHYLCTDEAAYITGQAISIDGALSMGLSVEAYEQLLLNVNEKPIPQSNC